From Candidatus Manganitrophus morganii, the proteins below share one genomic window:
- the rpoC gene encoding DNA-directed RNA polymerase subunit beta', giving the protein METISKVEAINSLFEKSKDPISFDAIRIRIASPEKIRSWSYGEVKKPETINYRSFKPERDGLFCARIFGPIKDWECNCGKYKRMKHRGIVCDKCGVEVIQSKVRRERMGHIELASPVAHIWFLKGVPSRIGALLDMTLKQLERVLYFENYIVIDPKDTDLKEKEILTEDRYRALLEQYGNHGFRADMGAESIRELLRKLDLDTMWNELHLKVAEASSTAVKKKLTKRLKVIESFRKSGNRPDWMILDVIPVLPPELRPLVPLDGGRFATSDLNDLYRRVINRNNRLKRLIELKAPSVIIRNEKRMLQESVDALFDNGRRGRAIRGPNKRPLKSLSDMLKGKQGRFRQNLLGKRVDYSGRSVIVVGPELKLHQCGLPKKMALELFKPFIFQKLEERGYVTTIKSAKKMVEKERPEVWDVLDEVIKEHPVLLNRAPTLHRLGIQAFDPLLVEGKAIRLHPLVCAAFNADFDGDQMAVHVPLSVEAQIEARVLMIAINNILSPASGKPIMVPSQDMVLGCYWLTKERSGAKGEGKLFSSAEEVRIAYDHREVEEHARIKVKRDGSMVETTVGRIILGEILPPSIPFSMINKVLNKKELMKLIDTAYREAGHRETVVLLDRVKDLGYLYATKAGISISIDDMHIPSKKEASIEKAKKEVLEIEKQYAEGLITNGERYNKVVDIWAHVTEVVASEMMKELGQEEENIKKGSGKGKQFNSIFMMADSGARGSTQQIRQLGGMRGLMAKPSGEIIETPITANFREGLTVLQYFISTHGARKGLADTALKTANSGYLTRRLVDIAQDVIVNDLDCGTSDGITVTALVEGGEVIEPLEERILGRVTAEDIRDPITGELICAAIEELDEKRTQDVVEAGIDKVKIRSVLTCQARRGVCVRCYGRDLARGRLVEKGEAVGVIAAQSIGEPGTQLTMRTFHIGGTASKVIEQTVLEAKNAGILKYLNLNTVKNKDGDMVAMNRNGKIAVYDETGREKEKYSVVYGARIKVKDGARVEPSQKLVEWDPYSLSILTEVGGKIAFGDIIEGQTMREEVDEVTGLSRRVIVDYPGSNLRPRISIKDEGGKTAKISSSAAVARYLLPAGAHILVERGQVVFPGDVLAKIPRETTKTKDITGGLPRVAELFEARKPKEQAVISEIDGTVEYGGFVKGMRKVIVRNEMGDAREYYIPKGKHVNVHEGDWVHAGEPLMDGSANPHDILDVLGPKELQKYLVDEVQEVYRLQGVSINDKHIEIIVRQMLRRVKIEEPGDTEFLIGNQVDKFVFQLENERVMAKGGRPAIGKPILLGITKAALSTDSFISAASFQETTRVLTEAAISGKTDDLLGLKENVIVGRLIPAGTGLSSYREVYVRVPQPEEAAAVAQEAVPQLPAPSEEPAPAE; this is encoded by the coding sequence ATGGAGACAATTAGTAAGGTCGAAGCGATTAACAGCCTGTTTGAAAAATCGAAAGACCCGATCTCTTTTGATGCCATCCGTATTCGAATTGCTTCGCCGGAGAAAATCCGCTCCTGGTCCTACGGCGAGGTCAAGAAACCGGAGACGATCAATTACCGTTCGTTTAAACCGGAGCGGGACGGGCTCTTCTGCGCCCGGATCTTCGGGCCGATCAAGGACTGGGAGTGCAACTGCGGAAAATACAAACGGATGAAGCACCGCGGGATCGTCTGCGACAAGTGCGGCGTCGAAGTGATTCAGTCGAAGGTTCGCCGCGAGCGGATGGGACATATCGAGCTCGCCTCTCCGGTGGCGCACATTTGGTTTTTGAAGGGGGTCCCGAGCCGGATCGGCGCGCTGCTCGACATGACCTTGAAGCAGCTCGAGCGGGTTCTCTATTTCGAGAATTACATTGTCATCGATCCGAAAGACACCGATCTGAAAGAAAAAGAGATCCTGACCGAGGACCGCTATCGTGCCTTGTTGGAGCAATACGGAAACCACGGATTCCGCGCCGACATGGGGGCGGAGTCGATTCGCGAATTGCTGCGGAAGCTCGATCTCGATACGATGTGGAATGAGCTGCATCTGAAGGTGGCCGAGGCCAGCTCAACCGCCGTGAAGAAAAAGCTGACGAAGCGATTGAAGGTGATCGAGTCGTTCCGGAAGTCGGGGAACCGCCCGGATTGGATGATCCTCGACGTCATTCCGGTCCTTCCGCCGGAGCTGCGGCCGTTGGTGCCGCTCGACGGGGGACGGTTTGCGACGTCCGATTTGAATGATCTTTATCGGCGCGTGATCAACCGGAACAACCGGTTGAAGCGTCTGATCGAATTAAAGGCCCCTTCCGTCATCATCCGGAATGAGAAGCGGATGTTGCAGGAATCGGTCGACGCCCTCTTCGACAACGGCCGGCGCGGCCGGGCGATCCGAGGACCCAATAAGCGTCCGCTCAAATCGCTCTCCGATATGCTCAAAGGAAAGCAGGGGCGGTTCCGTCAGAACCTGCTCGGAAAGCGGGTCGACTACTCGGGGCGGTCGGTGATCGTCGTCGGGCCGGAGCTCAAGCTCCATCAGTGCGGTCTGCCGAAGAAGATGGCGCTGGAGCTTTTCAAGCCGTTCATCTTCCAGAAGCTCGAAGAACGGGGTTATGTCACCACGATCAAGAGCGCGAAGAAGATGGTGGAAAAAGAGCGGCCCGAGGTGTGGGATGTGCTCGATGAGGTGATCAAAGAGCATCCGGTCCTGCTGAACCGGGCGCCGACATTGCACCGGCTCGGCATCCAGGCGTTCGATCCGTTGCTGGTGGAAGGGAAAGCGATCCGTCTTCATCCGCTCGTCTGCGCCGCGTTTAACGCCGACTTCGACGGAGACCAGATGGCGGTCCACGTCCCCCTTTCGGTCGAAGCGCAGATCGAGGCGCGCGTTTTGATGATCGCGATCAATAACATCCTCTCCCCCGCCAGCGGAAAGCCGATCATGGTCCCCTCTCAAGACATGGTGCTCGGCTGCTACTGGCTGACGAAGGAGCGGAGCGGGGCGAAGGGAGAAGGGAAGCTCTTCTCCTCCGCGGAAGAGGTGCGGATCGCCTACGATCATCGAGAAGTGGAAGAGCATGCCCGGATCAAGGTCAAGCGGGACGGCAGTATGGTTGAGACTACGGTCGGCCGGATCATTTTGGGCGAGATCCTTCCTCCCTCGATTCCGTTTTCGATGATCAATAAAGTCTTGAACAAGAAAGAGCTGATGAAGCTGATCGATACGGCCTACCGCGAGGCGGGCCATCGCGAAACGGTCGTCCTGCTGGATCGGGTCAAAGATCTCGGTTATCTCTACGCGACCAAAGCCGGCATTTCCATCAGCATCGACGACATGCACATTCCGAGCAAGAAGGAAGCGTCGATTGAAAAGGCAAAAAAGGAAGTGCTGGAGATCGAGAAACAGTATGCCGAGGGTCTGATTACGAACGGCGAACGTTATAACAAAGTAGTCGATATCTGGGCGCATGTCACCGAAGTGGTCGCCAGCGAAATGATGAAAGAGCTCGGGCAAGAGGAAGAGAACATCAAGAAAGGATCGGGCAAGGGAAAACAGTTCAACTCGATCTTCATGATGGCCGATTCGGGCGCCCGGGGCAGCACCCAGCAGATCCGTCAACTCGGCGGAATGCGGGGATTGATGGCGAAGCCGTCGGGGGAGATCATCGAAACCCCGATCACCGCCAACTTCCGAGAAGGATTGACGGTGTTGCAATACTTCATCTCGACGCACGGCGCCCGGAAAGGTCTTGCCGATACGGCGTTGAAGACGGCGAACTCCGGCTACCTGACACGGCGTCTGGTCGATATCGCCCAGGATGTGATCGTGAACGACCTCGACTGCGGCACGTCCGACGGGATCACGGTGACCGCCCTGGTGGAAGGGGGAGAGGTGATCGAGCCGCTCGAGGAAAGAATCCTCGGCCGGGTGACCGCGGAGGACATCCGCGACCCGATCACCGGAGAGTTGATCTGCGCGGCCATCGAAGAGCTTGATGAGAAAAGAACGCAGGACGTTGTGGAAGCCGGTATCGACAAGGTGAAGATCCGTTCGGTGCTGACCTGTCAGGCGCGCCGGGGTGTTTGTGTGAGATGCTACGGACGGGATCTGGCACGGGGCCGATTGGTCGAGAAAGGGGAGGCGGTCGGCGTGATCGCGGCCCAATCGATCGGAGAGCCCGGAACACAGCTGACGATGCGGACCTTCCACATCGGCGGTACGGCGAGCAAGGTCATCGAGCAGACGGTTCTTGAAGCGAAGAATGCCGGTATCCTGAAATATCTCAATCTTAATACCGTGAAGAATAAAGACGGCGACATGGTCGCGATGAACCGGAACGGGAAAATCGCGGTCTATGATGAAACCGGCCGTGAGAAAGAGAAATACTCGGTCGTTTACGGCGCCAGAATCAAAGTAAAAGATGGCGCACGGGTAGAGCCGAGCCAAAAGTTGGTGGAATGGGATCCTTACTCCCTCTCGATTTTGACCGAGGTCGGCGGAAAGATCGCCTTCGGAGACATCATCGAGGGGCAGACGATGCGGGAAGAGGTTGACGAGGTGACCGGATTGTCCCGACGGGTGATCGTCGATTATCCAGGCTCCAATCTCAGACCGCGTATCTCGATCAAGGACGAAGGGGGGAAGACGGCGAAGATCTCCTCTTCCGCCGCCGTCGCCCGGTATCTTTTGCCGGCCGGAGCCCACATTCTGGTCGAGCGGGGACAGGTTGTTTTTCCGGGGGATGTTCTTGCGAAGATCCCGCGGGAAACGACCAAGACCAAAGATATCACCGGCGGTCTTCCCCGCGTGGCCGAGCTCTTCGAGGCGAGAAAGCCGAAGGAGCAAGCGGTCATCTCCGAGATCGACGGAACCGTCGAATACGGCGGCTTCGTCAAAGGAATGCGGAAGGTCATTGTCCGGAACGAGATGGGAGACGCCCGGGAGTATTACATCCCCAAAGGCAAACATGTCAACGTCCATGAGGGAGACTGGGTTCATGCCGGCGAGCCGCTTATGGACGGCTCGGCGAACCCGCACGATATCTTGGATGTCCTCGGTCCGAAGGAACTACAAAAGTATCTTGTGGACGAAGTCCAGGAAGTGTACAGGCTACAGGGGGTCTCGATCAACGATAAACACATCGAGATCATCGTTCGCCAGATGCTCCGAAGGGTGAAAATTGAAGAGCCGGGGGACACCGAGTTTCTCATCGGGAACCAGGTCGATAAGTTCGTCTTTCAGTTGGAAAACGAACGGGTGATGGCCAAAGGAGGACGGCCGGCGATTGGAAAACCGATTCTGCTCGGAATCACCAAAGCGGCCCTCTCGACCGACAGCTTCATCTCGGCGGCCTCGTTCCAAGAAACCACCCGTGTTCTGACGGAAGCGGCGATCAGCGGAAAAACCGATGATCTCTTGGGGCTCAAAGAAAATGTGATCGTCGGAAGGCTCATTCCGGCGGGAACCGGATTAAGCAGCTATCGCGAAGTCTATGTCCGGGTGCCGCAGCCGGAGGAAGCCGCGGCGGTCGCGCAAGAGGCCGTCCCGCAGCTCCCCGCCCCGAGCGAGGAGCCGGCTCCGGCCGAGTAA
- the rpsL gene encoding 30S ribosomal protein S12 — MPTVSQLIKRGREKARTKTKSPALKGSPQKRGVCVRVYTTTPKKPNSALRKVARVRLTNGMEVTSYIPGVGHNLQEHSIVLVRGGRVKDLPGVRYHIVRGALDTVGVANRKQGRSKYGAKTPK, encoded by the coding sequence GTGCCCACAGTCAGTCAGTTGATTAAAAGAGGACGTGAAAAAGCCCGGACAAAGACCAAAAGTCCGGCGTTGAAGGGATCGCCTCAGAAGAGAGGGGTCTGCGTCCGTGTCTACACCACGACGCCGAAGAAGCCGAACTCTGCTTTGAGAAAGGTGGCGCGTGTCCGCCTGACCAATGGGATGGAAGTCACTTCTTATATTCCGGGGGTCGGTCACAATCTGCAGGAGCATTCGATCGTGCTTGTCCGCGGAGGAAGGGTGAAGGATCTTCCCGGCGTTCGTTATCACATTGTCCGGGGCGCGCTCGACACGGTCGGCGTCGCGAATCGGAAGCAGGGGCGCTCCAAGTACGGAGCGAAGACACCGAAATAA
- the rpsG gene encoding 30S ribosomal protein S7 codes for MPRRKVAVKREVLPDQRFGDRLVSKFINMLMHQGKKSIAEMVCYSAFELIKQKSGSDPMKVFKGAVENVKPMVEVKSRRVGGASYQVPVEIRQSRRTTLALRWITLYAKQRAGKSMEEKLAAELMDASNNTGGAVKKREDTHKMAEANKAFAHYRW; via the coding sequence ATGCCAAGGCGAAAAGTAGCCGTCAAAAGAGAAGTTCTCCCGGACCAGCGATTCGGCGATCGGCTGGTCTCGAAATTTATCAATATGCTGATGCACCAGGGAAAAAAGAGTATTGCTGAAATGGTCTGCTATAGCGCTTTCGAGTTGATCAAGCAGAAGAGCGGTTCGGACCCGATGAAGGTTTTCAAGGGCGCCGTCGAAAATGTGAAACCGATGGTTGAGGTAAAATCGCGGCGGGTCGGCGGTGCCTCCTACCAGGTTCCTGTTGAAATTCGCCAGAGCCGCCGAACCACCTTAGCCCTGCGATGGATCACCCTTTACGCAAAACAGCGGGCCGGAAAGAGCATGGAAGAAAAACTGGCCGCCGAGCTGATGGACGCCTCGAATAATACCGGCGGCGCGGTGAAGAAGCGGGAGGATACCCACAAGATGGCCGAGGCCAACAAGGCCTTCGCGCATTATCGCTGGTAA
- the fusA gene encoding elongation factor G — MAREYPLERTRNIGIMAHIDAGKTTTTERILYYTGVTHRIGEVDEGTTTMDWMEQERERGITITSAATTCYWKNHRINIIDTPGHVDFTIEVERSLRVLDGAVAVFDSVQGVEPQSETVWRQADRYNVPRIAFMNKMDRTGADFFASVQSMVDRLGTRPVPIQIPIGKEGTFRGPVDLITMKAIFFDDETLGAKFVVDEIPEDLRETAQAYRDKMIEALADVDDAIMEKFLSGDAIAPEEIKRALRKGTLAMKIVPVLCGASFKNKGVQLLIDAVVDFLPSPLDVPPVKGIDHKTGNEVIRNASDSEPFSALAFKIMSDPFVGQLTYFRVYSGVLHSGSYIYNLTKDTKERIGRLLKMHANKREEIKEVYAGDIAAAVGLRNSTTGDTLCDENHPILLEVMKFPEPVISMAIEPKTKADQEKLGLSLQKLGQEDPSLRISSDEETLQTIISGMGELHLEIIVDRLKREFKVETNVGKPQVAYRETIQAKAEAEGKYIRQSGGRGQYGHVWLTVEPQESGKGFEFVNKIVGGAVPKEYIPAVEKGVREAMTSGIVAGYPMVDFKVTLTDGSYHEVDSSEMAFKIAASMGFKEATKRASPALLEPIMDLEVIVPEEYMGDVIGNLSSKRGKILGMKMRGGAQVISAQVPLAEMFGYATDLRSMTQGRGVFTMQFAHYDVVPKNISDEIIAKSQGTAA, encoded by the coding sequence ATGGCACGCGAATATCCTTTAGAGAGAACGAGAAACATCGGGATCATGGCCCATATCGACGCCGGAAAAACGACCACGACTGAGCGCATCCTCTACTATACCGGCGTGACCCACCGCATCGGCGAAGTCGATGAAGGGACCACGACGATGGACTGGATGGAGCAGGAACGGGAGCGCGGAATCACGATTACCTCCGCCGCCACGACCTGTTACTGGAAAAACCATCGGATCAACATCATCGATACCCCCGGCCATGTCGATTTCACGATTGAAGTGGAGCGTTCGCTCCGTGTTCTGGACGGCGCCGTGGCGGTTTTCGATTCCGTGCAAGGGGTCGAGCCGCAGTCCGAGACGGTCTGGCGTCAGGCCGATCGATACAACGTTCCGCGCATCGCGTTCATGAACAAAATGGACCGGACCGGCGCCGATTTTTTCGCCAGCGTTCAGTCGATGGTCGATCGGCTTGGAACCCGGCCCGTTCCGATCCAGATCCCGATCGGGAAAGAAGGGACCTTCCGCGGGCCGGTCGATTTGATCACGATGAAGGCGATTTTCTTCGATGATGAAACGCTCGGCGCAAAATTCGTTGTCGATGAGATCCCGGAAGATCTCCGCGAAACCGCCCAAGCGTATCGCGACAAGATGATCGAGGCGTTGGCCGACGTCGATGACGCGATCATGGAAAAGTTTTTAAGCGGAGATGCGATTGCCCCCGAGGAGATCAAGCGGGCGCTGAGAAAAGGAACACTGGCCATGAAGATCGTTCCGGTCCTCTGCGGCGCTTCTTTTAAGAACAAAGGGGTTCAGCTTCTGATCGATGCCGTCGTCGACTTTCTCCCCTCTCCGCTCGATGTTCCGCCGGTCAAGGGGATCGATCATAAAACGGGAAACGAGGTCATTCGAAACGCCAGCGACAGCGAGCCGTTCTCCGCGCTGGCGTTCAAAATCATGAGCGATCCTTTCGTCGGACAGCTTACTTATTTCAGGGTCTATTCCGGCGTGCTCCATTCCGGTTCGTACATCTATAACTTGACCAAGGACACGAAGGAGCGAATCGGGCGGCTTTTGAAGATGCACGCCAACAAGCGGGAAGAGATCAAAGAGGTGTATGCGGGGGATATCGCCGCCGCCGTCGGCCTCAGGAATTCGACGACGGGGGACACCCTCTGCGATGAGAACCACCCGATCCTTCTGGAGGTGATGAAATTTCCGGAGCCGGTTATCTCGATGGCGATCGAGCCGAAGACCAAGGCCGATCAGGAGAAGCTCGGCCTCTCGCTCCAGAAGCTCGGGCAGGAAGACCCGTCGCTCCGGATCTCCAGCGATGAAGAGACTTTGCAAACGATCATCTCCGGGATGGGGGAACTGCACCTTGAGATCATCGTTGATCGTTTGAAGCGGGAATTTAAAGTCGAGACCAACGTCGGAAAACCGCAGGTGGCCTATCGCGAAACCATCCAGGCGAAGGCCGAGGCGGAAGGGAAATATATCCGGCAGTCGGGAGGCCGGGGTCAATACGGCCATGTCTGGCTGACCGTCGAGCCCCAAGAGTCCGGAAAGGGATTCGAGTTCGTCAATAAAATCGTCGGGGGCGCGGTTCCGAAGGAATATATCCCCGCGGTTGAGAAGGGGGTTCGCGAGGCGATGACCTCCGGCATTGTCGCCGGATATCCGATGGTCGATTTCAAGGTCACCCTCACCGACGGATCGTACCACGAGGTCGACTCCTCGGAAATGGCGTTTAAGATTGCCGCCTCCATGGGATTCAAGGAGGCAACAAAGCGTGCCAGCCCGGCGTTGCTGGAGCCGATCATGGATTTAGAGGTCATCGTCCCGGAAGAATACATGGGGGATGTCATCGGAAATCTCAGCTCCAAGCGGGGGAAGATTCTCGGAATGAAAATGCGGGGCGGGGCGCAGGTGATTTCTGCCCAGGTCCCGCTGGCGGAGATGTTTGGATATGCGACCGATCTTCGGTCGATGACGCAGGGACGGGGTGTCTTTACCATGCAATTTGCTCACTACGACGTGGTTCCGAAAAATATCTCGGATGAGATTATTGCAAAGAGCCAAGGGACCGCCGCGTAG
- the tuf gene encoding elongation factor Tu, with amino-acid sequence MAKAKFERTKPHVNIGTIGHVDHGKTTLTSAITKVLADKKFAEYLAYDQIDKAPEEKERGITIAIAHVEYQTDKRHYAHVDCPGHADYVKNMITGAAQMDGAILVVSAADGPMPQTREHILLARQVGVPYIVVFLNKADMVDDKELLDLVELEVRELLSKYEFPGDDIPVVIGSALKALEGDKSEMGEQAILKLMDAVDSYIPTPTREIDKPFIMPIEDVFSISGRGTVVTGRVEKGIVKVGDEIEIVGIKATQKTVVTGVEMFRKILDQGQAGDNVGVLLRGTKKEDVERGMVLAKPGSITPHTNFKAEAYILTKEEGGRHTPFFNGYRPQFYLRTTDVTGVVKLAEGVEMVMPGDNVTMDVELIMPIAMQEGLRFAIREGGRTVGAGVITKVIK; translated from the coding sequence ATGGCGAAGGCGAAATTTGAGCGGACGAAGCCGCACGTGAACATTGGGACGATCGGGCATGTGGATCATGGGAAGACGACCCTGACCTCTGCGATCACAAAAGTGTTGGCCGACAAGAAGTTTGCGGAGTATTTAGCGTACGATCAGATCGACAAAGCCCCCGAAGAGAAAGAGCGCGGGATCACCATTGCGATTGCGCACGTGGAGTACCAGACCGACAAGCGCCACTACGCGCACGTCGACTGTCCGGGGCATGCCGACTACGTCAAGAACATGATCACCGGCGCCGCCCAGATGGACGGAGCGATCCTGGTGGTCTCCGCCGCCGACGGACCGATGCCGCAGACACGCGAGCACATCCTGCTGGCGCGCCAAGTCGGCGTTCCCTACATCGTCGTCTTCTTGAACAAAGCCGACATGGTCGACGACAAAGAGCTGCTGGATCTGGTGGAGCTGGAAGTCCGGGAGCTGTTGAGCAAGTATGAATTTCCGGGAGATGACATTCCCGTCGTCATCGGCTCCGCGCTCAAAGCGTTGGAAGGGGACAAAAGCGAGATGGGCGAGCAAGCCATCCTAAAGCTGATGGACGCCGTCGACAGCTACATCCCCACCCCCACCCGCGAAATCGACAAGCCCTTCATCATGCCGATCGAAGACGTCTTCTCCATCTCCGGCAGAGGCACCGTCGTCACCGGCCGAGTCGAGAAAGGGATCGTGAAAGTCGGAGACGAGATCGAAATCGTTGGGATCAAAGCCACCCAGAAGACCGTGGTCACCGGAGTGGAGATGTTCAGAAAGATCCTCGACCAGGGGCAAGCCGGAGACAACGTCGGGGTGCTCTTAAGAGGCACCAAGAAAGAAGACGTCGAGCGGGGGATGGTGCTCGCGAAGCCGGGGAGTATTACCCCGCACACCAACTTCAAAGCCGAAGCCTACATATTGACCAAAGAAGAAGGGGGCCGGCACACCCCGTTCTTCAACGGATATCGGCCGCAGTTTTATCTTCGAACCACCGATGTGACCGGAGTGGTGAAGCTCGCCGAAGGGGTAGAGATGGTGATGCCGGGGGATAACGTCACGATGGACGTGGAACTGATCATGCCGATTGCGATGCAAGAGGGACTCCGATTCGCCATCCGGGAAGGCGGCCGCACCGTCGGCGCAGGCGTTATCACAAAAGTGATTAAATAG
- the rpsJ gene encoding 30S ribosomal protein S10, translating to MNQKIRIRLKAYDYRVLDQSVGEIVETVRRTGAKVAGPIPLPTKINKYTVLRSPHVDKKSREQFEIRTHKRLIDILEPTPETVDALMKLNLSAGVNVEIKL from the coding sequence GTGAATCAGAAAATTCGAATTCGGTTAAAAGCGTACGACTATCGCGTTCTGGATCAATCGGTCGGGGAGATCGTCGAAACGGTGAGGCGAACCGGTGCCAAGGTGGCCGGTCCGATTCCTCTTCCGACGAAGATCAACAAGTATACGGTCCTTCGGTCGCCGCACGTCGATAAGAAGTCCAGGGAGCAGTTTGAGATCCGAACACATAAGCGCCTCATCGATATTTTGGAACCGACGCCGGAGACGGTCGATGCCCTGATGAAATTGAATCTCTCGGCGGGCGTGAATGTGGAGATCAAGCTTTAA
- the rplC gene encoding 50S ribosomal protein L3, producing MVDGLIGYKLGMTQVYDEGKLVPVTVIEVGPCKVVQIKTVEREGYPSAQLSFDEVKEHRVTQPVRGHFKRANVAPARVLREFKGDLNGISVGQVITAEIFQKGEFVTVTGTSKGKGFQGVMKRHHYRGGPATHGSMFHRRPGSIGASSFPSRVWKNKGMPGHMGSERVTAEGLEIVDVRAEENLVFVKGSIPGSENGLVLIHKAKRGKVKKQAEPAKKK from the coding sequence ATGGTAGACGGATTAATCGGATATAAGCTTGGGATGACGCAGGTGTATGACGAGGGGAAGCTCGTTCCCGTCACGGTCATCGAGGTCGGCCCTTGTAAGGTGGTTCAGATCAAGACGGTCGAAAGGGAAGGTTACCCGTCGGCGCAGCTCTCCTTTGACGAGGTGAAAGAACACCGCGTGACCCAACCGGTGCGAGGGCATTTCAAACGGGCGAATGTCGCCCCCGCCCGGGTGCTCAGGGAGTTTAAGGGAGACCTCAACGGGATCAGCGTCGGCCAGGTCATTACGGCGGAGATTTTCCAAAAGGGGGAATTCGTCACCGTGACCGGAACCTCCAAGGGGAAGGGTTTTCAAGGGGTGATGAAGCGGCACCACTATCGGGGCGGTCCTGCGACACACGGATCGATGTTCCACCGTCGTCCCGGATCGATCGGGGCGAGCTCTTTTCCCTCCCGCGTTTGGAAGAACAAGGGAATGCCGGGCCATATGGGAAGCGAGCGGGTGACCGCGGAAGGGTTGGAGATCGTCGATGTCCGCGCGGAGGAAAATCTTGTTTTCGTCAAGGGATCGATTCCCGGGAGCGAGAACGGATTGGTCCTGATCCATAAGGCAAAGCGGGGGAAGGTCAAAAAGCAGGCGGAGCCGGCTAAGAAAAAATAG
- the rplD gene encoding 50S ribosomal protein L4 → MPEVEVKNIQNEKTGTITLDEPIFGAAVSKGLLHEVVLMQQASMRQGTASTKTKGFVSGGGKKPWKQKGTGRARAGSNRSPIWRGGGTTFGPLPRSYAYDIPKKKSRKALFSALSSKVEEGKLLVLEDLEISEPKTKTMVNLLGRLGLDGKVLLVVSQIQENLDRAARNIPLVKMLEVRQLNVYDLLLADTVVITRRDVARLVEVWGNHESA, encoded by the coding sequence ATGCCTGAAGTAGAAGTGAAAAATATTCAGAATGAAAAAACGGGGACCATCACCCTGGATGAGCCGATCTTCGGCGCAGCGGTTTCCAAGGGCCTTCTTCATGAGGTGGTTCTGATGCAGCAAGCTTCCATGCGCCAGGGGACGGCCTCGACGAAAACGAAGGGTTTTGTCAGCGGCGGCGGAAAGAAGCCGTGGAAGCAGAAGGGAACCGGACGGGCCCGGGCGGGATCGAATCGCTCTCCGATTTGGAGGGGCGGGGGAACGACTTTCGGTCCGCTCCCTCGTTCGTATGCGTACGACATTCCTAAAAAGAAGTCGAGGAAGGCGCTCTTTTCGGCCCTCTCCTCCAAGGTGGAAGAGGGAAAGTTGCTCGTCCTGGAGGATCTTGAGATCTCCGAGCCGAAAACAAAAACGATGGTGAATCTGCTCGGACGGCTCGGATTGGACGGGAAGGTCCTCCTCGTCGTCTCGCAAATCCAGGAGAATCTCGATCGTGCGGCGCGCAATATCCCGCTGGTCAAGATGCTGGAAGTCCGACAATTGAACGTTTATGATCTCCTGCTGGCGGATACGGTCGTCATTACGCGCCGGGATGTCGCCAGGCTGGTAGAGGTGTGGGGAAACCATGAATCGGCATGA
- a CDS encoding 50S ribosomal protein L23 — translation MNRHDIILRPVLTEKSTQLREAQNKYCFAIRRNANKSEVKRAVEDTLNVKVKDVRIVNVPGKEKRLGRFVGKRPDWKKAIVTLKEGEKLALFEG, via the coding sequence ATGAATCGGCATGATATTATCCTCCGTCCGGTTTTGACGGAGAAGAGCACGCAGCTTCGTGAAGCGCAGAATAAGTACTGTTTTGCGATCCGGCGGAATGCGAACAAGAGTGAAGTGAAGCGGGCCGTCGAAGATACCTTGAATGTGAAGGTCAAGGATGTCCGCATCGTGAATGTGCCTGGAAAAGAGAAACGATTGGGGCGGTTTGTCGGAAAGCGGCCCGATTGGAAGAAGGCGATCGTCACCCTGAAAGAGGGTGAGAAGTTAGCGCTGTTCGAAGGATAA